The following proteins come from a genomic window of Malus sylvestris chromosome 4, drMalSylv7.2, whole genome shotgun sequence:
- the LOC126619393 gene encoding uncharacterized protein LOC126619393 isoform X3: protein MEDSLAKLERIQTQIIERISKLELSTSASLQQFTATPIPTSTLNAAVSANEARLSAILLANDVKNFAYKRVPSDYYDWSLDARRDALGAASIHHLCKSIILVVVRPCLHSPQSSVVDCSDSNNSKYYVVVFQYTARFNAEAVKNFLYSLNEGKIAKKKFNCDSGCYWVCIETCT from the exons ATGGAAGACTCACTAGCAAAACTAGAGCGAATCCAAACCCAAATCATCGAACGCATATCAAAGCTTGAGCTCTCCACCTCCGCTTCTCTTCAGCAATTCACCGCTACCCCCATCCCTACCTCAACTCTAAACGCCGCCGTCAGCGCCAACGAAGCCCGCCTCTCCGCCATTCTCCTAGCCAATGACGTAAAAAACTTCGCCTATAAGAGGGTTCCCTCCGATTACTACGATTGGTCTCTCGACGCCCGGCGCGACGCTCTCGGCGCTGCCTCAATCCACCATCTCTGCAAAAGCATTATCTTGGTAGTTG TCCGACCTTGCTTGCATTCCCCCCAATCCAGTGTCGTTGATTGTAGTGACAGCAACAATTCAAAATACTATGTTGTTGTCTTTCAG TACACTGCTCGGTTTAATGCTGAAGCTGTTAAGAACTTCTTGTATTCGCTCAACGAGGGCAAGATAGCGAAAAAGAAATTCAACT
- the LOC126619393 gene encoding uncharacterized protein LOC126619393 isoform X4: MEDSLAKLERIQTQIIERISKLELSTSASLQQFTATPIPTSTLNAAVSANEARLSAILLANDVKNFAYKRVPSDYYDWSLDARRDALGAASIHHLCKSIILVVVRPCLHSPQSSVVDCSDSNNSKYYVVVFQYTARFNAEAVKNFLYSLNEGKIAKKKFNCDFG, from the exons ATGGAAGACTCACTAGCAAAACTAGAGCGAATCCAAACCCAAATCATCGAACGCATATCAAAGCTTGAGCTCTCCACCTCCGCTTCTCTTCAGCAATTCACCGCTACCCCCATCCCTACCTCAACTCTAAACGCCGCCGTCAGCGCCAACGAAGCCCGCCTCTCCGCCATTCTCCTAGCCAATGACGTAAAAAACTTCGCCTATAAGAGGGTTCCCTCCGATTACTACGATTGGTCTCTCGACGCCCGGCGCGACGCTCTCGGCGCTGCCTCAATCCACCATCTCTGCAAAAGCATTATCTTGGTAGTTG TCCGACCTTGCTTGCATTCCCCCCAATCCAGTGTCGTTGATTGTAGTGACAGCAACAATTCAAAATACTATGTTGTTGTCTTTCAG TACACTGCTCGGTTTAATGCTGAAGCTGTTAAGAACTTCTTGTATTCGCTCAACGAGGGCAAGATAGCGAAAAAGAAATTCAACT